The following are encoded in a window of Bacillota bacterium genomic DNA:
- the lgt gene encoding prolipoprotein diacylglyceryl transferase, whose protein sequence is MRPILFQIWRIPVFSYGFLLAVAFVIGTILGMREAKRRGINPDKIIDLALYTCIAGIVGARVLFILLDIPTYFQDPVKIINLRDGGLSFQGGLALAILVGIWFARHEKLNPWVLADVAAPIIPLAYALVRVGCLLNGCCYGLPASLPWALACKAGDQTLRHPTQIYAAVLSLVIFFILYRLRNHKRFPGYLMFLYVGLYSVSRFIVEIFRDVPRMLGPLSLAQLASIVLAFGAFACISILSSEHAEEQRSSQAQAVGRE, encoded by the coding sequence GTGAGGCCAATACTGTTCCAGATATGGCGCATACCGGTCTTTTCCTATGGTTTCCTTCTGGCGGTCGCATTCGTCATTGGCACCATCCTCGGGATGAGAGAGGCGAAGCGCAGGGGCATAAACCCCGACAAGATCATCGACCTCGCCCTGTATACGTGCATCGCCGGGATCGTTGGCGCGAGGGTCTTGTTCATCCTGCTTGACATCCCAACCTACTTTCAGGACCCGGTCAAGATCATCAATTTGAGGGACGGTGGCCTTTCCTTTCAGGGTGGCCTTGCTCTCGCGATACTAGTGGGCATCTGGTTCGCGCGGCACGAGAAGCTGAATCCATGGGTCTTGGCTGACGTGGCCGCACCCATTATTCCTCTTGCGTACGCTCTGGTGCGAGTGGGATGCCTTCTGAACGGGTGCTGCTACGGTCTTCCCGCTAGCCTGCCGTGGGCGCTTGCGTGCAAGGCTGGTGACCAGACGCTTCGTCATCCGACGCAGATCTACGCGGCAGTCCTCAGCCTCGTCATCTTCTTCATCCTCTACCGACTGAGGAACCACAAGCGATTCCCAGGATACCTTATGTTCCTGTACGTCGGGCTGTACTCGGTGTCCAGGTTCATAGTGGAGATCTTCCGCGACGTGCCGAGAATGCTGGGCCCGCTCTCCTTGGCACAGCTAGCCAGCATAGTGTTAGCGTTCGGCGCGTTTGCGTGCATCTCCATCCTGTCGAGCGAGCACGCCGAGGAGCAGCGGTCGAGCCAGGCACAGGCGGTGGGGCGCGAGTAA
- the lspA gene encoding signal peptidase II — protein MFGARTWVRQGLAAAAVAAADQMTKAVIEMTMPQGGGFPVLWGFARITHVRNPGAAFGIFSTATIPVVVSVLVVAWWVVANATGTVHKHGRPFEAGSALVLGGAVGNLIDRVRVGYVVDFIDLRFWPVFNLADVAITAGALLLVYALVLGRTGGRSCE, from the coding sequence ATGTTTGGAGCGCGCACATGGGTTCGGCAGGGGCTCGCTGCCGCCGCCGTTGCCGCGGCGGACCAGATGACCAAGGCCGTCATTGAGATGACCATGCCCCAGGGCGGTGGTTTCCCTGTTCTTTGGGGATTCGCGCGGATCACCCATGTGCGCAACCCCGGGGCCGCTTTCGGTATCTTTAGCACAGCAACGATCCCGGTGGTCGTGTCCGTTCTCGTGGTGGCCTGGTGGGTGGTGGCGAACGCGACCGGGACGGTTCACAAGCATGGCCGGCCCTTCGAGGCAGGGTCAGCGCTTGTGCTTGGGGGCGCCGTTGGCAACCTCATCGACCGGGTCCGGGTCGGGTACGTCGTAGATTTCATCGACCTCCGCTTCTGGCCGGTGTTCAATCTTGCGGACGTTGCCATTACTGCAGGAGCGCTCTTGTTGGTATACGCATTGGTTCTGGGGAGAACCGGGGGGAGGAGTTGCGAGTGA
- a CDS encoding conjugal transfer protein TraR, producing the protein MERRTQEKFLQRLLQERVRLRHRIDILEGRGGQGGLDASMQDSIGEFSMYDNHPADVGTELFERAKDVKFRDDARVLLKLIDEAIERARSGAYGTCERCGREIDPRRLEMIPYAALCSRCQEDVEREIPTRRVRPIEEEAIGRPFGVHILDGRTPGIDGEDVWQDVARYGTSSTPQDVPGAEEYGEAFEDADEVEGAVEQVDLIMAENPDEIPPDPDAPRERS; encoded by the coding sequence GTGGAACGGCGAACCCAGGAGAAGTTCCTTCAGAGGCTCTTGCAAGAGAGAGTACGGTTGAGGCACAGGATCGATATCCTCGAAGGGCGCGGCGGCCAAGGGGGGCTCGACGCGTCGATGCAGGACTCCATCGGGGAGTTCTCGATGTATGACAATCACCCGGCTGACGTCGGGACCGAGCTCTTCGAGAGGGCGAAAGACGTCAAGTTCCGCGACGACGCACGGGTGCTCCTCAAACTCATCGATGAGGCCATCGAGAGAGCGAGGAGCGGAGCCTACGGCACGTGCGAACGTTGCGGGCGTGAGATCGACCCGCGCAGGCTTGAGATGATACCTTACGCAGCGCTCTGCTCCCGCTGCCAAGAGGACGTCGAGCGCGAGATCCCCACAAGGCGGGTGCGTCCGATCGAAGAGGAGGCCATCGGGAGGCCTTTCGGTGTTCACATCCTCGATGGCAGGACCCCCGGCATAGACGGCGAGGACGTATGGCAAGACGTAGCGCGCTACGGCACGTCCAGCACGCCTCAGGACGTGCCCGGCGCGGAGGAGTATGGGGAGGCGTTCGAGGACGCGGACGAGGTCGAAGGCGCAGTGGAGCAGGTTGACCTCATCATGGCAGAGAATCCAGATGAAATCCCGCCCGACCCTGACGCGCCGCGCGAGCGTTCTTGA
- a CDS encoding DUF167 domain-containing protein, producing the protein MSVRVKPRSSVSEVVGLEDGVLVVRVSAPPVEGLANRAVCELIADLVGVGRSSVTVENGEKGRDKVIAIEGVPQERVDELLTKLKNERPGHPK; encoded by the coding sequence CTGAGCGTGAGAGTGAAGCCCCGCTCTTCCGTTTCGGAAGTGGTCGGGCTCGAGGACGGCGTCCTTGTGGTGAGGGTGAGCGCGCCCCCTGTGGAAGGACTTGCCAATCGTGCCGTATGCGAGCTGATTGCGGACTTGGTCGGGGTGGGAAGGTCGTCCGTGACCGTCGAAAACGGTGAGAAGGGGCGGGACAAGGTCATCGCCATCGAGGGCGTCCCCCAGGAACGGGTCGACGAGTTACTCACTAAACTAAAGAACGAACGACCGGGGCACCCTAAGTAG
- a CDS encoding CopG family transcriptional regulator — translation MDGSPGRGTLRGQAEGGKGKGKESPGKERRIAVVGILVEDRLKAAPKVNEILSLHASMIVGRMGVPYREKDVAVIALIVDGTTDEIGSLTGKLGSLDGVKVRSAVTT, via the coding sequence ATCGATGGGAGCCCGGGTCGAGGCACACTACGAGGCCAGGCCGAAGGCGGCAAAGGAAAGGGCAAGGAGAGCCCGGGCAAAGAGAGAAGGATAGCGGTCGTGGGCATCCTCGTCGAGGACAGGTTGAAGGCGGCGCCCAAGGTGAACGAGATCCTGAGCCTCCATGCAAGCATGATCGTCGGACGGATGGGCGTGCCGTACAGAGAGAAGGACGTTGCTGTTATAGCGCTGATCGTTGACGGCACGACCGACGAGATAGGAAGCCTCACCGGGAAGCTCGGGAGCCTGGACGGAGTGAAGGTGAGGTCCGCGGTGACCACTTGA
- a CDS encoding cell division protein SepF, with protein sequence MRKGFIDRILDFMGFGEVQEEESEDESEVLYDQRLLETERAATQPRRGRGRGVVALPQPPKAKLVVTEPRAFDDIPGILDHLKKRRPVIISVSELDRDLARRVLDFAGGAAYALDGSMQKVGDGIFLFTPSNFEIGLDLPSKGEVAATSSTIFEGR encoded by the coding sequence GTGAGGAAGGGCTTTATCGACAGGATCCTGGACTTCATGGGCTTCGGCGAGGTCCAGGAGGAAGAGTCCGAGGACGAGAGCGAAGTCCTCTACGACCAGCGCCTTCTCGAAACGGAGCGCGCAGCGACGCAGCCAAGGCGTGGCCGCGGCCGCGGGGTGGTTGCGTTGCCGCAACCGCCCAAGGCGAAGCTGGTGGTGACCGAGCCCCGCGCCTTCGATGATATCCCCGGGATCCTCGACCACCTCAAGAAGCGGCGTCCCGTGATAATCAGCGTGTCGGAGCTCGACCGCGATCTGGCGCGACGAGTGCTTGATTTCGCCGGTGGAGCGGCCTACGCGCTCGACGGAAGCATGCAGAAGGTGGGGGACGGTATATTCCTCTTCACCCCGAGCAATTTCGAGATAGGCCTTGACCTCCCTTCGAAAGGGGAGGTGGCCGCGACCTCGTCCACCATCTTCGAGGGTCGATGA
- a CDS encoding YggS family pyridoxal phosphate-dependent enzyme, which yields MIESVRRRISEAAARAGRDPRDVQIVAVTKTVGPEAIREAVRAGISIIGENRVQEASRKFALLGACVDGKPVAWHLIGHLQTNKVKTALEIFNLIQSLDSWRLACEIQRVAERLDKVVECLLEINVSGLPSRFGVDPDAAVDLARQVAALDRVRLAGVMAIAPVVETTEGARPYFRMAKEICGRIQDEGLFKADRVCLSMGMTQDFEVAVEEGSTMVRIGTGIFGPRRGEAVL from the coding sequence ATGATCGAGTCCGTGCGGCGGAGGATATCCGAGGCCGCTGCAAGGGCCGGTCGAGATCCGCGTGACGTGCAGATCGTCGCGGTCACGAAGACCGTTGGTCCCGAGGCGATACGCGAGGCGGTCCGCGCCGGGATATCCATCATCGGAGAGAACCGCGTTCAGGAAGCGAGCCGGAAGTTCGCGCTTCTCGGGGCGTGCGTGGATGGGAAACCCGTCGCGTGGCACCTCATCGGTCACCTTCAGACCAACAAGGTCAAGACGGCCCTCGAGATCTTCAACCTCATCCAGTCGCTGGACTCTTGGAGGCTCGCGTGCGAGATCCAGCGGGTTGCGGAGAGACTGGACAAGGTCGTGGAATGCTTGCTCGAGATCAATGTGTCCGGCTTGCCGTCCAGGTTCGGTGTGGACCCCGACGCCGCCGTTGACTTGGCGAGACAAGTGGCGGCCCTCGATAGAGTGCGCCTCGCGGGGGTGATGGCCATCGCACCCGTGGTCGAGACGACCGAGGGCGCGCGGCCGTACTTCCGCATGGCGAAGGAGATCTGCGGGAGAATACAAGACGAGGGCCTTTTCAAAGCCGACAGAGTGTGCTTGTCCATGGGAATGACGCAGGACTTTGAGGTTGCGGTGGAGGAAGGCTCTACCATGGTGCGGATCGGCACGGGCATCTTCGGGCCAAGGCGGGGGGAGGCGGTGTTGTGA
- the pgeF gene encoding peptidoglycan editing factor PgeF, giving the protein MEARCSNGVEYLVFPEIEALGTVSHAFTTRLGGRSEGPFATLNMGFHVGDDPGRVRENRRLALSAIRAPDGSLVAGEQVHGDAVAVVGPEDRGRDWSPWAPGIPLTDCLVTASPGTVISSYVADCVPVFLVHRSGRAVGLVHAGWRGIARRAPAKAVEVMCRAFDLRPRDLLAGIGPSIGACCYEVGREVAEACSAAACSHDVVRQVGQDRFRLDLKEACRRELEMAGLSPGSIFTSTFCTSCRQDLFFSYRGARGVTGRMAALLFIRG; this is encoded by the coding sequence TTGGAGGCGCGTTGTTCGAACGGCGTGGAGTACTTGGTGTTTCCGGAGATCGAGGCGCTCGGGACGGTGTCTCACGCCTTCACCACCAGGCTTGGTGGGCGGAGCGAGGGGCCGTTTGCCACGCTCAACATGGGCTTTCACGTTGGCGATGACCCGGGCCGGGTGCGCGAAAACCGGCGACTGGCTCTTTCGGCGATCAGGGCACCCGACGGCTCGCTTGTGGCGGGCGAGCAAGTCCACGGGGATGCGGTGGCAGTGGTGGGTCCGGAGGACCGCGGGCGGGACTGGTCGCCGTGGGCTCCAGGCATTCCATTGACTGATTGCCTTGTGACGGCGTCACCGGGCACTGTGATCTCCTCCTATGTGGCGGACTGCGTGCCTGTGTTCTTGGTGCACCGCTCCGGGCGCGCCGTGGGGCTCGTTCACGCCGGATGGCGTGGTATTGCGCGCCGGGCTCCAGCGAAGGCCGTGGAGGTGATGTGCCGGGCGTTCGACCTGCGCCCCCGCGATTTGCTGGCAGGCATCGGCCCGTCCATAGGCGCGTGTTGCTACGAGGTCGGAAGAGAGGTCGCGGAGGCGTGTAGTGCTGCGGCATGCAGCCATGATGTCGTCCGCCAGGTGGGTCAGGATCGCTTCCGGTTGGACCTTAAGGAAGCCTGCCGAAGAGAGCTAGAGATGGCTGGGCTTTCGCCCGGCAGCATCTTCACCTCAACCTTCTGCACGTCCTGCAGGCAAGACCTATTCTTCTCCTACAGGGGCGCCCGGGGCGTAACCGGGCGGATGGCCGCTCTGCTCTTCATCCGTGGGTAA
- the nrdG gene encoding anaerobic ribonucleoside-triphosphate reductase activating protein: MADLTLRLAGITRESVVDGPGIRAVVFAQGCPHGCKGCHNPETHDPAGGRAFSLDEVIERMRLTPIIRGVTFSGGEPFAQAEGFALLGWRLKLLGLNIVTYTGYTWEALTRPDSPRAWRDLLDVTDILVDGPYVERERDTSIAFRGSRNQRIIDVKGSLMLGTVVDLSPRYDGVAVCGG; this comes from the coding sequence ATGGCAGACTTGACGCTCAGGCTTGCTGGCATCACAAGGGAAAGCGTAGTCGACGGGCCCGGGATACGTGCGGTTGTCTTCGCCCAGGGATGCCCGCACGGGTGCAAGGGATGCCACAACCCAGAGACTCACGATCCTGCAGGAGGGCGCGCGTTCAGCCTGGATGAGGTGATAGAGCGGATGAGGCTCACGCCTATAATCCGTGGGGTGACGTTCAGCGGCGGGGAGCCTTTTGCGCAAGCTGAGGGGTTCGCGCTTCTGGGCTGGCGCTTGAAGCTTCTTGGGCTGAACATCGTCACGTACACCGGGTACACGTGGGAAGCCCTGACACGTCCTGACTCGCCGAGGGCCTGGCGCGACCTCCTCGATGTCACCGACATCCTGGTGGACGGCCCATACGTGGAGCGCGAGAGAGACACGTCGATAGCGTTTCGGGGGTCACGGAACCAGCGTATCATAGACGTGAAGGGCTCGCTCATGCTCGGCACCGTCGTGGATCTCAGCCCAAGGTATGACGGGGTCGCGGTTTGCGGAGGGTAG